One window of Papaver somniferum cultivar HN1 chromosome 9, ASM357369v1, whole genome shotgun sequence genomic DNA carries:
- the LOC113312339 gene encoding GDSL esterase/lipase At1g71250-like, whose product MLASFTHGSTSTVSNSARAVHDYGGAVGSMAGAQPQEVSAMFVFGDSLVDNGNNNYLASWAKSNYEPYGIDFNQGPTGRFCNGKTIIDLLGDLLGLPYIPAHASVDKVEMMQRGVNYASAAGGILDVTGRDLGDRFSLGQQVGHFTENMNQLRKEMGAKMNMSEYLSKSIAVVIIGSNDYINNYLLPTLYATSYYYRPDDYADLLINHFSEKLMELHSAGLRKFFLAGVGPLGCIPNQLANNFVPHGQCVSYVNQMVQMFNVRLRSLIDSMNNKNPGAIFVYGDTFGAFNDMIKNPSKYGFQVNDHGCCGLGLNQGQITCLPNATPCANRKEYVFWDAFHPTEAVNSILALRAYLGPPSDCHPINVKQMVQV is encoded by the coding sequence ATGTTAGCGTCGTTTACGCATGGATCGACATCAACAGTATCAAACAGTGCCAGAGCTGTTCATGATTATGGTGGTGCTGTTGGGTCTATGGCAGGAGCACAACCACAAGAAGTCTCAGCAATGTTTGTGTTTGGAGATTCATTAGTTGACAATGGAAACAATAACTATTTGGCTTCATGGGCAAAATCAAATTATGAACCTTATGGTATTGATTTCAATCAAGGTCCTACCGGTAGATTCTGCAACGGGAAAACCATTATTGATCTTCTTGGGGATTTATTGGGACTTCCTTATATCCCAGCTCATGCAAGCGTTGACAAAGTTGAAATGATGCAGCGTGGAGTAAACTATGCTTCAGCTGCTGGAGGCATTCTTGACGTAACCGGCCGAGACCTTGGAGATCGTTTTAGCTTGGGGCAGCAGGTTGGTCACTTCACAGAAAATATGAACCAGTTAAGGAAAGAAATGGGTGCTAAGATGAATATGAGTGAATACCTGTCAAAGTCCATAGCAGTGGTGATCATTGGAAGCAATGACTACATCAACAACTATCTCCTGCCTACTCTCTATGCCACTAGTTACTACTATAGGCCGGATGACTATGCTGACCTTCTCATCAACCACTTCTCCGAaaagcttatggaacttcatagTGCAGGACTCAGGAAGTTCTTTCTGGCAGGTGTTGGACCACTTGGCTGTATCCCGAATCAACTCGCCAACAATTTTGTTCCACATGGACAGTGCGTTTCGTATGTGAACCAAATGGTGCAAATGTTCAACGTACGTCTCAGATCACTCATTGATAGTATGAATAACAAAAACCCAGGGGCGATATTTGTGTATGGAGACACATTTGGAGCATTTAATGACATGATAAAGAACCCTTCAAAATATGGATTTCAAGTTAACGATCATGGATGTTGTGGACTTGGATTGAATCAAGGACAGATCACTTGCCTTCCCAATGCAACTCCATGCGCAAATAGGAAAGAATACGTCTTTTGGGACGCCTTCCATCCAACAGAAGCTGTGAATTCAATACTTGCTCTCAGGGCTTATTTAGGCCCTCCTTCGGACTGTCATCCCATTAACGTGAAACAGATGGTTCAGGTTTAA
- the LOC113312338 gene encoding uncharacterized protein LOC113312338, with protein sequence MPQNLSSPRALRNWKTALGNDHSNLLKFYGRITPLLNTEEYHNSDCFTVVGCKWWVQVYLKSNNGKHLSVTLLPDTAEKKWSYAENSLALVNQINDKKTVRRDTQHLFRDNTTWGWASFLLLSELNDPAKGFIKDDTCIIQADISACRINVTNKKVPVTNQTVVYPNAGKPFEEDQGVVFYDEKYEDVGGFSILKTQAPLYRRIWLKFGHIATTKVMPASSFNSLVTVVTDIMNTILDMFRCRFADVSVELIGLWDQKIKMAEKLEFNVRWLRDRYEVVRKDFCGVEKFKSAVKTEQQPNSQPAKKRVKKENGSTTPKAEPKDEPIDISHDSLPGYLFEGVL encoded by the exons ATGCCTCAAAATTTAAGTTCACCTAGAGCACTCCGAAACTGGAAGACGGCCCTGGGTAACGATCATAGTAATTTGTTGAAATTTTATGGTCGCATAACTCCACT ATTGAACACCGAAGAATACCATAATTCTGATTGTTTCACAGTGGTTGGATGTAAATG GTGGGTGCAAGTTTATCTTAAGAGTAACAATGGAAAACACTTATCAGTGACCTTGCTACCTGACACTGCTGAAAAGAAATGGTCTTATGCAGAGAATAGTTTGGCTCTTGTTAACCAAATTAATGACAAAAAAACAGTGAGACGTG ATACTCAACACCTTTTCCGTGACAATACTACGTGGGGTTGGGCATCTTTCTTACTTCTTTCTGAACTTAACGACCCAGCTAAAGGATTTATCAAGGATGATACTTGCATCATTCAAGCTGATATTTCTGCCTGTAGGATTAATGTTACGAATAAAAAG GTGCCCGTAACTAATCAAACGGTGGTGTATCCCAATGCTGGAAAACCCTTTGAAGAAGACCAAGGTGTCGTTTTTTATGATGAGAAATATGAAGACGTTGGTGGCTTCAGCATTTTGAAAACACAAGCACCGTTGTACAGAAGGATCTGGTTGAAATTCGGGCATATTGCAACAACCAAAGTTATGCCAGCCTCGTCGTTTAATAGCTTAGTCACTGTTGTCACTGATATAATGAATACTATCTTGGATATGTTTCGCTGCCGGTTTGCTGATGTATCTGTTGAACTGATTGGTTTGTGGGATCAGAAAATTAAAATGGCGGAGAAACTTGAGTTCAATGTTAGATGGCTCAGAGATCGCTATGAAGTTGTTAGAAAGGATTTCTGTGGGGTTGAGAAATTTAAATCGGCAGTAAAAACAGAGCAGCAGCCAAATTCACAGCCTGCAAAGAAGCGGGTGAAAAAAGAAAATGGATCGACAACACCAAAGGCGGAGCCGAAGGATGAACCTATAGATATATCTCATGACAGTTTACCTGGATACCTGTTTGAAGGAGTGCTTTAG
- the LOC113310100 gene encoding uncharacterized protein LOC113310100, producing MDEGNQENKRIPKLNLDSIDLLCRDERFVNGRLVSTNIEDSIDHLLCKDKRFVDGRLVNINIQGEPEPKAKGEAGEDEPVFKGETGGGALTIKGDREPKEEIGGGELDDYGIGLSEVYKKKN from the exons aTGGATGAAGGAAATCAAGAAAATAAGAGGATTCCAAAGCTGAATTTAG aTTCAATAGATTTGCTGTGTAGGGATGAAAGATTTGTAAATGGAAGATTGGTTAGTACTAATATCGAAG ATTCTATTGATCACCTCCTATGCAAGGACAAAAGATTTGTGGATGGAAGATTGGTTAATATTAATATCCAAG GTGAACCAGAGCCTAAGGCTAAGGGAGAGGCTGGAGAAGATGAACCAGTGTTCAAGGGAGAGACTGGAGGAGGTGCACTTACTATCAAAG GTGATCGAGAGCCAAAGGAAGAGATTGGAGGAGGTGAACTGGATGATTATGGTATTGGTCTGAGTGAAgtttacaagaagaagaactag